The following proteins are co-located in the Pseudoalteromonas sp. N1230-9 genome:
- the yfaE gene encoding class I ribonucleotide reductase maintenance protein YfaE, with product MSTNTTAQVILAGTDSQNVEFDSGCSSLLECLEQQKIDVPYQCREGYCGACRAKLVEGSVKYNQEPLAFVREGEVLLCCSKPNGKITIEL from the coding sequence ATGAGCACTAACACCACTGCACAGGTTATCCTTGCAGGAACAGACAGCCAGAATGTAGAGTTTGATTCTGGCTGTTCATCTCTCCTTGAATGCCTAGAACAACAAAAAATAGATGTCCCCTACCAATGCCGAGAAGGTTACTGCGGTGCATGCCGTGCAAAATTAGTTGAAGGGAGCGTCAAGTATAATCAAGAGCCGCTTGCTTTTGTGCGAGAAGGCGAAGTTTTACTATGTTGCAGTAAGCCCAATGGTAAGATAACCATTGAGCTTTAA
- the nrdB gene encoding class Ia ribonucleoside-diphosphate reductase subunit beta — translation MSYTTFSRNHNNQLQEPMFFGQTVNVSRYDQQKYPIFEKLIEKQLSFFWRPEEVDVSKDRLDFQALPDHEKHIFLSNLKYQTLLDSVQGRSPNVALLPIVSIPELETWIETWAFSETIHSRSYTHIIRNVTQSPELIFDDIVSNEKISERADAVTKYYDDLINMVSLYNLYGEGKHVINGKEIKVSLFDLKKQLYLAMMSVNILEAIRFYVSFACSFAFAERELMEGNAKIIKLIARDEALHLSGTQHILNIMQDGKDDPEMAIVAAQCREEAIQMFVEAAEQEKDWAEYLFKDGSMIGLNKDILCQYVEYITNARMTAVGLPAQFESKSNPIPWINSWLVSDNVQVAPQEAEISSYLVGQIDSQVDASDFGDFDL, via the coding sequence ATGTCATATACAACTTTTAGTCGAAACCATAATAACCAATTACAAGAACCGATGTTTTTCGGCCAAACGGTAAACGTGTCACGTTACGATCAACAAAAGTACCCTATTTTCGAAAAGCTAATCGAAAAACAATTATCGTTTTTCTGGCGCCCAGAAGAGGTTGACGTAAGTAAAGATCGCTTAGATTTCCAAGCGCTTCCTGATCATGAAAAGCACATTTTCTTGAGTAACCTAAAATATCAAACACTACTTGATAGTGTGCAGGGTCGCTCTCCAAATGTTGCCTTACTACCTATTGTATCAATCCCTGAGCTTGAAACATGGATCGAAACATGGGCATTCAGCGAGACTATTCACAGCCGTTCTTATACGCATATTATTCGTAACGTAACGCAATCTCCTGAGCTTATCTTCGATGATATTGTAAGCAATGAAAAAATCAGTGAGCGTGCTGATGCGGTTACTAAATACTATGATGACTTAATCAACATGGTATCGCTATATAATTTATATGGTGAAGGTAAGCATGTTATTAATGGGAAAGAAATTAAAGTAAGCTTATTTGATCTTAAAAAGCAGCTTTATCTTGCTATGATGTCGGTTAACATCCTAGAAGCCATTCGTTTTTACGTAAGTTTTGCGTGTTCATTTGCTTTCGCTGAGCGTGAATTAATGGAAGGTAATGCGAAAATCATCAAGCTAATCGCCCGTGATGAAGCACTGCACTTGTCTGGCACGCAGCACATTCTGAACATTATGCAAGATGGTAAGGACGATCCAGAAATGGCGATCGTTGCTGCACAATGCCGCGAAGAAGCAATTCAAATGTTTGTCGAAGCTGCTGAGCAAGAAAAAGATTGGGCAGAATACCTGTTCAAAGATGGTTCTATGATTGGTCTTAACAAAGATATCCTATGCCAATACGTTGAATACATTACTAATGCACGTATGACTGCGGTAGGCTTACCTGCTCAGTTTGAAAGTAAGAGCAATCCTATCCCTTGGATCAACTCTTGGTTGGTATCAGACAATGTACAAGTTGCCCCTCAAGAAGCTGAAATTAGCTCTTATTTAGTTGGTCAAATCGACTCTCAAGTTGATGCATCTGACTTTGGTGACTTCGACCTGTAA
- the nrdA gene encoding class 1a ribonucleoside-diphosphate reductase subunit alpha has translation MNQQLSVSKRDGRKESLDLDKIHRVIAWAAEGLNNVSVSQVELKSHIQFYDGIRTDDIHETIIKAAADQISKDTPDYQYLAARLAVFHLRKKAYGQFEPPRLYDHITKLVEDKRYDQHLLVDYTEQEIDELDSYIDHNRDLNFSYAAVKQLEGKYLVQNRVTGEIYESAQFLYILVAASLFSDYPKETRLDYIKRFYDAVSTFKISLPTPIMAGVRTPTRQFSSCVLIECGDSLDSINATSSAIVKYVSQRAGIGINAGRIRALGSPIRNGEAYHTGCIPFYKHFQTAVKSCSQGGVRGGAATLFYPLWHLEVENLLVLKNNRGVDDNRVRHLDYGVQFNKLMYSRLIKDDYITLFSPSDVPGLYDAFFEDQTKFDELYIKYEQDESIRKKRIKAIELFSMFAQERASTGRIYLQNVDHCNTHSPFISTVAPIRQSNLCLEIALPTKPLSNVMDEEGEIALCTLSAFNLGAIESLEELEELAELAVRALDNLLDFQDYPVPAAKNATMGRRTLGIGVINFAYYLAKNGKRYSDGSANALTHKTFEAIQYYLMKASNELAKERGACPKFNETTYSQGIMPTDTYKRDLDQFCEEPLHLDWDSLRESIKEHGMRNSTLSALMPSETSSQISNATNGIEPPRGHISVKASKDGILKQVVPEYENLKDNYELLWDIPSNDGYLQLVGIMQKFVDQTISANTNYDPSKYEGGKVPMKVLLKDLLTAYKLGVKTLYYHNTRDGASDSQDELTPEVEDDSCAGGACKI, from the coding sequence ATGAACCAACAGCTATCTGTAAGCAAACGTGACGGCCGTAAAGAGTCACTTGATCTAGATAAGATCCATCGCGTGATCGCCTGGGCCGCCGAAGGTCTAAATAACGTGTCTGTCTCGCAAGTTGAATTAAAATCACATATTCAATTTTACGATGGAATTCGTACCGATGACATTCATGAAACTATCATCAAAGCGGCAGCTGATCAGATCTCTAAAGATACGCCTGACTACCAATACCTTGCTGCTCGATTAGCTGTATTCCATTTACGTAAAAAAGCGTACGGCCAATTTGAGCCACCACGCTTATACGATCACATCACGAAATTAGTTGAAGACAAACGTTATGATCAACACTTACTTGTTGATTATACCGAGCAAGAAATCGATGAGTTAGATTCTTATATTGATCACAACCGCGACTTAAACTTCAGCTATGCTGCTGTAAAACAGCTAGAAGGGAAATATTTGGTTCAAAACCGTGTTACTGGTGAAATTTACGAAAGTGCACAGTTTTTATATATCTTAGTTGCTGCAAGCTTATTCTCTGATTATCCAAAAGAGACGCGTCTTGACTACATCAAGCGCTTTTATGATGCAGTATCTACATTCAAAATTTCATTACCAACACCAATCATGGCCGGTGTGCGTACGCCTACGCGCCAGTTCAGCTCATGTGTACTTATCGAGTGTGGTGATAGCCTAGATTCTATTAATGCGACATCGTCTGCGATTGTTAAGTATGTTTCGCAACGTGCAGGGATTGGTATTAATGCGGGTCGCATTCGTGCGCTTGGCAGCCCAATCCGCAACGGTGAAGCGTACCACACAGGTTGTATCCCGTTTTATAAGCATTTCCAAACAGCGGTTAAAAGCTGTTCACAAGGTGGTGTACGCGGCGGCGCAGCAACCCTATTCTACCCATTATGGCACTTAGAAGTTGAAAACTTATTAGTTCTTAAGAACAACCGTGGTGTTGACGATAACCGTGTTCGTCACCTTGACTACGGTGTACAGTTCAACAAATTAATGTACAGCCGTTTAATTAAAGATGATTATATCACTTTATTTAGCCCATCAGATGTACCTGGTCTATATGACGCATTCTTTGAAGATCAAACGAAGTTTGATGAGCTATACATCAAGTACGAGCAAGATGAGTCAATTCGCAAAAAACGTATTAAAGCGATTGAGTTATTCTCAATGTTTGCACAAGAGCGTGCAAGCACAGGTCGTATCTACTTACAAAATGTTGACCACTGTAATACACACAGCCCGTTCATTTCGACTGTGGCACCAATTCGTCAATCTAACCTATGTTTAGAAATTGCATTACCAACTAAGCCACTTAGCAATGTAATGGATGAAGAAGGCGAAATTGCACTGTGTACTTTGTCTGCGTTTAACTTAGGTGCAATTGAATCACTTGAGGAATTAGAAGAGCTTGCTGAACTTGCGGTTCGTGCGCTTGATAACTTACTTGATTTCCAAGACTACCCTGTTCCAGCAGCAAAAAACGCGACTATGGGTCGTCGTACGTTAGGTATTGGTGTAATTAACTTTGCTTACTACTTAGCGAAAAATGGCAAGCGTTACTCAGACGGCAGTGCAAATGCGCTGACTCACAAAACATTTGAAGCAATTCAATATTACCTAATGAAAGCGTCAAATGAATTAGCGAAAGAACGTGGTGCATGTCCGAAATTTAACGAGACTACGTATTCTCAAGGCATTATGCCAACAGATACTTATAAGCGTGACTTAGATCAGTTCTGTGAAGAGCCACTTCACTTAGACTGGGATTCATTACGCGAAAGCATTAAAGAGCACGGTATGCGTAACTCGACGCTGTCTGCACTAATGCCTTCAGAGACATCATCGCAAATCTCTAACGCAACAAATGGTATTGAACCACCACGTGGTCATATCAGTGTTAAAGCAAGTAAAGATGGTATCTTAAAGCAAGTAGTACCAGAGTATGAAAATCTGAAAGATAACTACGAGCTACTGTGGGATATTCCTTCAAACGATGGTTACTTACAACTTGTTGGTATTATGCAAAAATTCGTTGACCAAACGATCTCTGCAAACACGAACTATGATCCATCTAAGTACGAAGGCGGTAAAGTACCTATGAAGGTGCTATTAAAAGATTTACTAACTGCGTATAAACTCGGTGTTAAAACCCTGTACTATCACAACACCCGTGACGGTGCATCTGACTCTCAAGATGAGTTGACACCCGAGGTTGAAGATGACAGTTGTGCAGGCGGCGCTTGTAAAATCTAA
- a CDS encoding HAD family hydrolase — MSGVQTPSIDFDAFIFDLDGTLLDTADDLGGALNRVLADANVAPVAEHVYRPAASNGANALLEVGFGDKWPELEQLTLRQQLLDYYAADIAVHSKCFKGIEQLLVALEQKDIKWGIMTNKPSFLTEPLVKAIPSLSNAMAVVSGDTLDVAKPSPDPLLHTAEILDVDPSRCLYIGDAERDIQAAKAANMYSATALWGYIPSVDAALDWQADFNWHSPIDGFNHI; from the coding sequence ATGAGTGGTGTACAAACACCCTCTATCGATTTCGATGCCTTTATCTTTGATTTAGATGGCACACTACTCGATACCGCAGATGACTTAGGTGGCGCATTAAACCGTGTGTTAGCTGATGCCAATGTGGCGCCTGTTGCTGAGCATGTTTATCGCCCCGCTGCTTCTAATGGTGCAAATGCATTATTAGAAGTAGGCTTTGGTGATAAATGGCCCGAACTTGAACAGCTCACCTTGCGCCAGCAGCTTCTTGACTACTACGCCGCAGATATTGCTGTGCACAGTAAATGTTTTAAGGGTATAGAGCAGCTCTTAGTTGCACTTGAACAAAAAGACATTAAATGGGGCATTATGACTAATAAACCTAGTTTTTTAACAGAGCCCTTAGTCAAAGCAATCCCTTCTTTAAGTAATGCTATGGCTGTGGTGAGCGGAGATACACTAGACGTGGCTAAGCCATCTCCAGATCCACTACTGCACACTGCTGAGATCTTAGACGTTGATCCGAGCCGTTGTTTGTATATCGGTGATGCTGAACGTGATATCCAAGCAGCAAAAGCAGCCAATATGTATAGTGCTACTGCTTTATGGGGCTATATACCCAGTGTTGATGCTGCTCTGGATTGGCAAGCTGATTTCAATTGGCATTCGCCTATTGATGGATTTAACCATATATAG
- the ubiG gene encoding bifunctional 2-polyprenyl-6-hydroxyphenol methylase/3-demethylubiquinol 3-O-methyltransferase UbiG has protein sequence MTEHQNVDNAEIAKFEAIAERWWDRDGEFKPLHEINPLRLDFVADKVGGLFDKETLDVGCGGGILSESMARMGAKVTGIDMGQEPLTVAKLHSLETGVPVDYIKVPAEEFAAEHPARFDVITCMEMLEHVPDPASIIRAVAELAKPGADVFFSTLNKTPKAYLFAIVGAEKLLKMVPEGTHDHKKFIKPAQLIAWAEEAGLKVRASTGLTYNPFSKQYSLNDDVSVNYILHFEKLA, from the coding sequence ATGACCGAACATCAAAATGTAGATAATGCAGAAATTGCAAAGTTTGAAGCCATCGCAGAACGTTGGTGGGATCGCGACGGAGAGTTCAAACCTCTTCATGAAATAAATCCTCTTCGCTTGGATTTTGTTGCCGATAAAGTGGGCGGCTTATTTGATAAGGAAACCTTAGATGTTGGCTGTGGCGGCGGCATTTTAAGTGAAAGCATGGCACGTATGGGCGCAAAAGTGACCGGCATCGATATGGGTCAAGAGCCTTTAACCGTTGCCAAACTACACAGTTTGGAAACCGGCGTGCCCGTTGATTATATTAAAGTACCCGCAGAAGAGTTTGCGGCTGAGCATCCTGCTCGCTTTGATGTGATCACCTGTATGGAAATGCTGGAGCATGTTCCAGATCCTGCTTCTATTATTCGTGCTGTAGCAGAACTTGCCAAACCAGGTGCTGATGTATTCTTTTCAACATTAAATAAAACCCCGAAAGCATACTTATTTGCCATTGTTGGCGCTGAAAAGCTTTTAAAAATGGTGCCCGAAGGTACTCATGACCATAAGAAGTTTATAAAACCTGCTCAGCTTATTGCGTGGGCAGAGGAAGCGGGGTTAAAAGTAAGAGCCAGTACAGGCCTTACCTATAATCCGTTTTCTAAGCAGTACAGCTTAAATGATGATGTCAGTGTTAATTACATTCTTCACTTTGAGAAACTAGCCTGA
- the gyrA gene encoding DNA topoisomerase (ATP-hydrolyzing) subunit A translates to MTDLANEILPVNIEDELKNSYLDYAMSVIVGRALPDVRDGLKPVHRRVLFAMNELNNDWNKPYKKSARVVGDVIGKYHPHGDSAVYDTIVRMAQPFSLRYMLVDGQGNFGSVDGDSAAAMRYTEVRMAKMSHELLADLEKETVDYVPNYDGTEQIPDVLPTKVPNLLVNGSSGIAVGMATNIPPHNLTEVINGCLALIQNPDMSIADLIEYIPGPDFPTAAIINGKKGIEQAYLTGRGKVYIRARAEIEVDEKTGRETIIVHEIPYQVNKARLIEKIAELVKDKKIEGISALRDESDKDGMRIVIEIKRGDVGEVILNNLYAQTQLQTVFGMNMVALDNNQPKCFNLKEMLEAFIVHRREVVTRRTVFDLRKARDRAHTLEGLAIALANIDPIIELIRKSPTPAEAKAALTARSWELGTVKAMLEKAGEDNVARPDWLAADLGIRDGQYYLSEQQAQAILDLRLHKLTGLEHEKILDEYQTLLDLIAELLHILSSPERLMEVIRDELVEIKEQYGDERRTEISAAAHDISLEDLINEEDVVVTLSHEGYVKYQPLSDYEAQRRGGKGKSATKMKDEDFIERLLVANTHDTILCFSTAGRLYWLKVYQLPLASRAARGKPIVNLLPLEADERITAILPVREYEEDKYIFMATAFGTVKKTPLTAYSRQRASGIIAVNLNEGDSLIGVDITDGTNEIMLFTDAGKVVRFKEAEESAVVDENGNPVLDENGNPEIRFKGVRPMGRTATGVRGIKMADDQRVVSLIVPKSDGAILTVTENGYGKRTALEDYPSKSRATQGVVSIKVSERNGAVVGAVQVDDNDEIMIISNRGTLVRTRVNEVSTVGRNTQGVILIRTIDEEQVVGLQRIEEIEVDELEAIEGEAVEVVDTNPEETGDNPPSE, encoded by the coding sequence ATGACTGATCTCGCCAATGAAATTCTGCCAGTCAATATTGAAGATGAATTAAAAAATTCCTACCTTGATTATGCGATGAGTGTAATCGTAGGACGTGCATTGCCAGACGTACGTGACGGCTTAAAGCCAGTTCACCGCCGTGTTCTATTCGCAATGAACGAACTCAATAATGATTGGAATAAACCTTACAAGAAATCAGCACGTGTTGTTGGTGACGTAATCGGTAAGTACCACCCACATGGCGACAGCGCGGTATATGACACCATCGTTCGTATGGCGCAGCCTTTCTCATTACGCTATATGCTAGTTGACGGCCAAGGTAACTTTGGTTCTGTTGACGGTGACTCTGCGGCAGCAATGCGTTATACGGAAGTCCGTATGGCGAAAATGTCACATGAATTATTAGCTGACTTAGAAAAAGAAACGGTTGATTACGTACCTAACTACGACGGTACTGAGCAAATTCCTGACGTATTACCTACAAAAGTACCTAACTTATTAGTGAACGGTTCTTCAGGTATCGCGGTTGGTATGGCAACAAACATTCCGCCTCATAACTTAACAGAAGTTATCAATGGTTGTTTAGCGCTTATTCAAAACCCTGATATGTCAATTGCTGACCTTATTGAATATATCCCAGGTCCGGATTTCCCGACTGCGGCGATTATCAATGGTAAAAAAGGCATTGAGCAAGCGTACTTAACCGGTCGTGGTAAAGTATATATCCGTGCTCGTGCTGAAATCGAAGTTGACGAAAAAACCGGTCGTGAAACAATCATCGTTCACGAAATCCCTTATCAAGTTAACAAAGCGCGTCTTATCGAAAAGATCGCTGAGCTTGTTAAAGATAAGAAGATTGAAGGTATTAGCGCACTACGTGATGAATCAGATAAAGACGGTATGCGTATCGTTATCGAAATTAAACGTGGTGATGTTGGTGAAGTAATCTTAAACAACCTTTATGCACAAACTCAGTTACAAACTGTGTTCGGTATGAATATGGTTGCACTAGATAACAACCAACCTAAGTGTTTCAACCTTAAAGAAATGCTTGAAGCGTTTATCGTACACCGCCGTGAAGTTGTTACACGTCGTACCGTATTCGATTTACGTAAAGCCCGTGACCGTGCTCACACGCTTGAAGGTTTAGCGATTGCCCTTGCGAATATCGACCCAATTATCGAACTTATTCGTAAGTCACCAACACCAGCAGAAGCAAAAGCTGCTTTAACAGCACGTTCTTGGGAACTAGGCACTGTTAAAGCAATGCTTGAAAAAGCTGGTGAAGATAACGTAGCACGTCCTGATTGGTTAGCGGCTGATTTAGGTATCCGTGACGGTCAATACTATTTATCTGAGCAACAAGCACAAGCAATTCTAGACTTACGTTTACACAAGCTAACGGGTCTTGAGCATGAGAAGATCTTAGACGAGTACCAAACACTCCTTGATCTAATTGCCGAGCTTTTACACATTCTTTCAAGCCCAGAGCGTCTAATGGAAGTTATCCGCGATGAGCTAGTAGAAATTAAAGAGCAATATGGTGACGAACGTCGTACTGAAATCAGTGCAGCAGCTCACGATATTAGCCTTGAAGACCTAATTAATGAAGAAGACGTGGTAGTAACGCTTTCTCACGAAGGTTATGTTAAGTATCAACCATTATCTGATTACGAAGCACAGCGTCGTGGTGGTAAAGGTAAGTCAGCAACGAAGATGAAAGATGAAGACTTCATTGAACGTCTATTGGTTGCTAACACACACGATACAATCCTGTGTTTCTCAACGGCAGGTCGCTTGTATTGGCTTAAAGTATATCAGTTGCCACTTGCAAGCCGTGCAGCGCGTGGTAAGCCAATTGTTAACTTATTACCACTTGAAGCTGATGAACGTATTACTGCTATCTTACCGGTACGTGAGTACGAAGAAGATAAATACATCTTCATGGCGACTGCATTTGGTACAGTTAAGAAAACACCACTTACAGCATACAGCCGTCAACGTGCGAGTGGTATCATCGCTGTGAACCTAAATGAAGGCGATAGCCTAATTGGTGTTGATATCACTGATGGCACGAATGAAATCATGCTATTCACTGATGCGGGTAAAGTTGTTCGCTTTAAAGAAGCGGAAGAATCAGCTGTCGTTGATGAAAACGGTAACCCAGTTCTAGACGAAAACGGTAACCCAGAAATCCGCTTCAAAGGTGTACGTCCAATGGGTCGTACAGCAACAGGTGTTCGTGGTATCAAGATGGCAGACGATCAACGTGTTGTGTCGTTAATCGTACCTAAATCAGATGGTGCAATCCTCACTGTGACAGAAAACGGTTATGGTAAGCGTACTGCACTAGAAGATTACCCATCTAAGAGCCGTGCAACACAAGGTGTTGTGTCAATCAAAGTAAGCGAGCGTAATGGCGCTGTGGTTGGTGCAGTACAAGTTGACGACAACGACGAAATCATGATTATCTCGAATCGCGGAACCTTAGTACGTACCCGTGTAAACGAGGTTTCTACGGTTGGTCGTAATACTCAGGGCGTTATTTTGATACGAACTATTGACGAAGAGCAAGTAGTTGGTTTACAACGTATCGAAGAAATCGAAGTTGATGAGCTTGAAGCCATCGAAGGCGAGGCCGTTGAAGTAGTCGATACAAATCCTGAAGAAACGGGTGATAACCCACCTTCAGAATAA
- the serC gene encoding 3-phosphoserine/phosphohydroxythreonine transaminase, which produces MTKYNFCAGPAMLPPAVMQKAQKEFIDWQGLGVSVMEISHRSSDFIELTAKCEASLRRLMNISDEFEVLFMHGGGRGQFSAVPLNLHLNDKTAVYCENGVWSKGATSEAAKFTAVESINVRDDEQQNGQFSIKPASSWELPADASYIHYCPNETVDGIEIFDVPSHPSAPIVADMSSTILSREIDVNQFDLIYAGAQKNIGPSGLSIVIIRKTLLEREGLAKPGILDYALEAKQGSMYNTPPTFAWYLAAEVFEWLEANGGVKAMEEQNIAKAELLYSFIDNSDFYNNKVAKHCRSRMNVPFWLNDESLNDKFISESKEAGLLALEGHRIVGGMRASIYNAMPLEGVQALVNFMDKFAKENS; this is translated from the coding sequence ATGACTAAATATAATTTTTGTGCAGGACCGGCAATGCTGCCGCCGGCAGTTATGCAAAAAGCACAAAAAGAATTTATAGATTGGCAAGGTTTAGGTGTATCAGTGATGGAAATCAGCCATCGCAGTAGTGATTTCATAGAGCTCACTGCTAAATGTGAAGCTAGCCTGCGTCGTTTAATGAATATTAGCGATGAATTTGAAGTGTTATTTATGCACGGCGGTGGCCGTGGTCAATTCAGCGCAGTTCCGCTTAATCTTCACCTTAATGATAAAACCGCTGTTTATTGTGAAAACGGTGTATGGTCGAAAGGTGCGACTTCAGAAGCGGCAAAATTCACTGCCGTTGAAAGCATCAATGTGCGTGATGATGAGCAGCAAAATGGCCAGTTCTCTATTAAACCAGCGAGCAGCTGGGAATTACCTGCGGATGCGTCTTACATTCACTATTGTCCAAATGAAACCGTAGATGGTATTGAAATTTTTGATGTGCCTTCACATCCGTCAGCTCCCATTGTGGCTGACATGTCTTCGACTATTTTATCGCGTGAAATTGATGTGAATCAGTTTGATCTTATTTACGCTGGTGCACAAAAGAATATCGGTCCGTCTGGCTTATCGATTGTTATTATCCGCAAAACGTTACTTGAGCGTGAGGGCCTTGCAAAGCCAGGTATTCTTGATTACGCCTTAGAAGCAAAACAAGGCAGCATGTATAACACACCACCTACATTTGCGTGGTACTTAGCGGCTGAAGTTTTTGAGTGGCTCGAAGCAAATGGCGGCGTTAAAGCCATGGAAGAGCAAAATATCGCAAAAGCAGAGCTACTTTACAGTTTTATTGATAACTCTGATTTTTATAATAATAAAGTTGCTAAGCATTGCCGTTCTCGTATGAACGTACCGTTTTGGTTAAACGATGAATCGCTTAATGACAAGTTTATCAGTGAGTCAAAAGAAGCTGGTTTATTAGCTCTTGAAGGCCACCGTATTGTCGGTGGTATGCGTGCAAGTATCTATAACGCGATGCCGTTAGAAGGTGTTCAAGCTTTGGTTAATTTTATGGATAAATTCGCCAAGGAGAACAGCTAA
- the aroA gene encoding 3-phosphoshikimate 1-carboxyvinyltransferase, translating into MEQLRLEPITKVNGSVTLPGSKSLSNRILLLAALAEGTTVVENLLDSDDIRHMLGALKLLGVNVSLNEDKTVATVEGVAGKFKTPSEPLFLGNAGTAYRPLTAVLAAVEGEYQLVGEPRMEERPIGHLVDALQALGGDVEYLKSKDYPPLAIKGGKINGGKVEIDGSISSQFLTALLMAAPLFNGDTEITIKGTLVSKPYIDITLDVMKRFGVIVSHDNYETFYVKGCQQYQALERIMVEGDASSASYFVAAAAIAGGEIEINGVGAASVQGDIGFAKVMEQVGAKIDWYDEKLVVRKGELNAVDIDANAIPDAAMTLATVALFAKGKTAIRNIYNWRVKETDRLYAMATELRKVGAEVVEGEDFIEITPPKTFNDVAIDTYNDHRIAMCFAMVAVGGKPITINDPKCTYKTFPTFFKVLESVSSQ; encoded by the coding sequence ATGGAACAGCTTCGTCTTGAACCGATTACAAAGGTAAATGGCAGTGTGACACTGCCTGGCTCAAAAAGTTTATCAAACCGTATTTTACTGTTAGCAGCGCTGGCAGAGGGCACCACAGTTGTAGAAAACCTACTTGATAGTGATGACATTCGTCATATGTTAGGTGCACTAAAACTTTTAGGCGTTAATGTATCGCTTAATGAAGATAAAACAGTGGCAACTGTCGAAGGTGTTGCCGGTAAATTTAAAACACCTAGCGAGCCGCTATTTTTAGGCAATGCCGGTACTGCTTATCGTCCACTTACAGCTGTTTTAGCTGCTGTTGAAGGCGAATACCAACTGGTGGGTGAGCCTCGTATGGAAGAGCGCCCAATCGGCCATTTGGTGGATGCGCTACAAGCACTTGGCGGTGATGTTGAATACCTAAAAAGTAAAGATTATCCGCCTCTGGCCATTAAAGGCGGCAAAATCAACGGTGGTAAAGTTGAGATTGATGGCAGCATTTCAAGTCAATTTTTAACTGCATTATTAATGGCAGCCCCGCTATTTAATGGCGACACAGAAATCACTATTAAAGGCACCTTGGTATCAAAACCTTATATCGATATCACCCTTGATGTGATGAAGCGTTTTGGCGTTATTGTGAGCCATGACAATTACGAAACGTTTTACGTTAAAGGCTGTCAACAGTATCAAGCACTTGAACGTATAATGGTTGAAGGGGATGCATCTAGTGCTTCTTACTTCGTTGCGGCTGCTGCAATAGCGGGCGGCGAAATTGAGATCAATGGGGTAGGTGCTGCATCTGTTCAAGGCGATATTGGTTTTGCCAAAGTCATGGAACAAGTTGGCGCTAAAATTGATTGGTACGATGAAAAACTGGTGGTTCGTAAGGGAGAGCTGAACGCTGTAGATATTGATGCCAATGCAATTCCTGATGCGGCAATGACGCTGGCAACTGTTGCGCTTTTTGCAAAAGGTAAAACGGCCATTCGCAATATCTATAACTGGCGTGTAAAAGAAACAGATCGCTTGTATGCCATGGCCACAGAGCTTCGAAAAGTAGGTGCTGAGGTTGTTGAAGGGGAAGATTTCATCGAAATTACACCACCTAAAACATTTAACGATGTAGCGATTGATACTTACAACGACCACCGTATTGCCATGTGCTTTGCGATGGTGGCAGTTGGTGGTAAGCCAATAACCATTAACGATCCTAAGTGTACATACAAAACTTTTCCAACGTTTTTCAAAGTACTAGAGTCTGTCTCAAGTCAATAA